aagagaacacaatcatcGCATATGAGCTATTCCATCATCTCAAAAAACAAATGGGAAAGAAAGGTTCAATGGCAATAAAGCTAGACATGGAAAATGCATTTGACCAAGTGGAATGGGAATTTCTTTTTATGATAATGAAGCAGCTGGGATATAGTAAAATATGGATCAACCTGGTTATAGAATGTGTCACGACAGCAACTTTCTCAATTCTCATAAATGGCTCACCTAGAGGATTTTTCAATGCACAGAGAGAACTAAGGCAAAGTGACCCAATCTcaccttttttatttatcttagtGATGGAACCGCTATCAAGGATTCTATTAAAGGCTAAAGCGCAAGGAATAATGGAGGAAGCCAAAATCAGCAAGAACATCCCTATAGTCTCTCACCTACTGTATGCAGATGACACAATCATATTTGCAAAAGTAACAGAGAGGAATGCAAGAACTATAATAGAGAGTTTAAACAAATATCAGCAATGGTCAAGCAAAAAAGTTAACATGCAAAAATCCTCCATCTTTGTTACAAGAAATACCACTCAAGAGGTCAATACAACAATTAAAAAATGGATTCCATACAAATCATCCTCAGCAAAAATGAAATACCTGGGTCTACCCACTTCAtttagcagaaaaaaaaaaggaagactaCCAAGAACTGCTCACTAAGGTGGAAAAGAAACTAGAAGGATGGAAAACAAAACTCCTCTCTCAAGCAGGCAAACAATGTTGATAAGATCAGTTGCAAGTACCATTCCATCCTATTTCATGTCCTCTTTTAAGTTACAAAAATCTGTATGCAAGCCATTTGATACAAGCTTCAAGAATTTTTGGTGGGGATTCTCAAAAGACAAAAGTCACAATTTAACCCTTAAATCTTGGAAATCAATATGCATACCAAAAGCTTTGAGAGGACTTGGTCTCATGCAAATGGGAAACATGAATCAAGCGCTATTAGCAAAAAGGGGATGGGAAATGAGTAAAGAACAAAATAAGCTCTAGTATGAAACTCTATCAGCAAAATATCTCAAGAATGCAGGTTTTTGGTAAATAAACCCAAAACAGGCGGACTCGGGACTATGAAAAGGAATACTGTAAACaagagatacaattaaaaaatgaagGTGCTACCATATCCACAATGGAAGATCAATCAACATATGGTCAGAACCATGAATTCAAACTATGTGCAATTTTAAGCCAATACCAATATGTGGAATGGAAGAAGCCCACTCACAACTAAAGGTCTCTGACATCATCACAGAGGTCCCTAGATCATGGAACATTCAAAAAATGCAAAAGTTATTTGATGAAGAAAGCATAATAGAAGTACAAAAAATACCATTACCTTCTCACTCAAAAAGCCATGACAAAGCAATCTGGGCACCAAGTATATCAGGAGAATTTTCAGTCAAAACAGCCTATCATCTAATCATCAACAATCAGGAGAATGATCAGCAAATACCCAATCTGAATATTTTCAAGAATATATGGAAACTGAAAATCTATGACCGACATAAACTACAGATCTGGAAGATTATTTGGAACATCTCTTACCCACAAGATCAAGAATTAAAGAAATCATCTCAGCAATACCATCAGAAGAGTGTCTCCTTTGCaatcaagaagaagaaacacCTCTCCATCGCTTTATAAAATGCCCCATTGTTAGAATTCTGTGGTATCAAAGCTCATGGCCACTCAAGCTAGAAATTCTACCAATTCAAATAATGGTGGACTGGataaaaatcatcatttctCTGAGTAAAGAATTAGGACTGAGAGAAGAAGATGAACATCACTTTTAGTTGTTTGTGGTTATAATGTTGGACTTCATATGAAGACAAAGAAATGATATACTCCACAACCACACTCCATTCTCTCTTGAAACAGCAAAAATTCAACCGAACAGAACTTACCAGGAATACAAGGAAGTGTGGTCAATCAAAAAGCAAACACAAATTACAATTTGGAAGTGCCCCCAATCAACCATAAGAGCTTTTCTTTTGATGCAGTAGTTAGAGATTCTTTCGAGCTTTTCTTTTGATGCAATAGTTAGAGATTCTTTCTTTGTGGCATCTGCAGTTTATAGAGATCATCACGAAAAAAGTTTAGAAATTCAGACGGAAAAGATCCTCTTGTCTAATCCTCTAGTAACAGAAGCAAAATCAGTTCTACTAACATTGAAAATGGCCTTCCAAAGGAAATAAGAAATGACAATTATGGAAGGGGACTCGTAGTTGGTAATAGACTCTCTAGATAGTACAAGAATCAATATTCTCTGGCAAATTGAACCCATCATTGAAGACATAAAACTATTATCAATTCCTTTTAGGAGTTAGATCTTTGCAAAAATTTATCGATCTGCAAATCAATATGCGCATGCGGTGGTATAATGGGCTGTAACTAACTCTGTCTTTGGCTGTATACCTCTGATTTACTGTCTAGATACTTGTTATTTATTGATAGTGAAAAAGATCCTCTTTAAGCTTTGtaacttaattattatatatgcaagcttgattagaaaaaagaaaaaaataaaaataagcccGCATGAATAGGTGCCGGAGAAAATCAGGGTGGTAATAAATAATGATTTTCTCGGTAACAAGATGAACAATTAGAACCATTTATTTGTGAGAatctttgtttgtatttataagTAATAGAGCTGCCGATATAAGTATTATTTGCGACCAACTTCGTGATTTCAGGAGAACAGACTTTTTGGCAAAATATTTTCTGCAATAGTAAGTCTGTATCCCCACTGCACGTACCGATTTGCCAgcaggattttttttatttatttttattcttatttttttacaaaatggaCAGGCAAACAGACAAAAGTCTTTCGTACCAGCGTTGCCACAATCAGGCAAACTGTGATTTGCGCAGGTTAGCAGATCTGAATGAAATCTTGGTCGTCGTCACAGATAATGGGTAAATtcttgtaattataatttttttaaatttttatataaaatataataaataatttaatatttttaaaattaaaaattaaataattttaaaaaaaataatattttaataatattttattcaattttcatattttatctaaaactatttcctctgaatttgtttatatttttcttaatttttttcagcaaccaaacaaacaaaagTCTACTTTAAAAGTATGAAGTGAAAGTTTCGACTGAAAACTGGAAAATGGGTCCAAACTGAACCGGATTGGTTGGTTCGATTTTAAATCTGTCTGATTTGAAATTGAttcctatattttaaaaaccGATTAAATCCAATCTTTAATCAGTTCTTATCTTTTCCGCATTCGACTAGTTGAGACCACAtcggtttataaaatatatatatatatataaattaatttttaatattatataaaatattatatatatataacttttatatataatatatataattatattaacatttaattaaaATCGAAAAATTAGATTGAATCGGAACGAAACTGATAAATTGAAAGCACCGATTTAAAACAATAGCTAATCCGAAATCAGTTCTTGAAGCAAACATGACAGCGAACTTTCTAGTTAAGTAAGGGATGCGAATGGTCAATTCAGAGTTTGGTAATTATACTTTCATATATGGCcttatttagaatattattgGTATGGATAAAATTGACATTCACTTTTCTAGatgttaattttgattttggttcTGAGGGATGGTTTGTTAGAATGTTGGGGTTTTTCATTCATGAGGTTTTCAGATTTagaatttatgtttttttatatttctacaCCATAgatcaaggttttttttttttttttaataaaagtgaGAATGAATCCCTATTAGACATATGacttaatcttaaaaaaaaaaaaaaaaatacaaaaccgatTTTACATCTGATTGAtttcaaaatttatacaaaaccGTACCAAACCACCCCTATTAAGAATTGTTTCTCAAAATCGTGTACTTTACTGtttctctccatttttctcAGTAACCAAACAAAAGTCTACAgacattttctcaaattttcttggTCGCAGGCAAAGATCCGAGTTTGCCGATCATTTAGTTTCAGCGTTGGCAtttgtttctgtttcttttAGTATTTCTTAGCAACCAAAGAAACAAAAGCCTCATAGAAGTGTTTCTCAAAACCGTGCTCTCACTTTTTCTTAGCAACCAAACAAAAGTCTAgaaacaatttttcaaattttcttattCGCCGGCTAAGATCCGAGTTTTCCGATAGTTTAGCTTCCGggaggatgagagagagagagagagagagagagagagagagagaaatcaacTGAGTGGAGGAGGAAATGAGAAATCAGATTTTCGTACGTGAGAAAGGGAGGGTTTTCGTAGCGGAAGCCCAGACCGGGTTTGTCACATCATACGTGCGCAGCTTTATACCCCACAAAAGAGGTCACATTTGTCGTAGTGGCAGTCCGGGTATACGTGCAGTTCAGTTCCTTatttatgagaaagaaaaagaaagacacAAAATCGTTTGATTTTCTTGTGAGTTGTGAGAGATCGATCAAGAATGGAACCCTTGCTGGGTGCAAATATGTTTATGGGGGCAACGCTACTATGGTCTATGCTGCCCAGCGGTAAAGCTGGGCGCGCCCCTcggaaattttctttttaatatatttaaatatttttaaaaaataaaaaaatgtacccatacctttaaaattattttcttaattactaaataattttttttttccctttaaccAGTGGTACAGGTCAACTACGGGCCGCTCACAAGCTTTACTCATATGTTAGTGGGCTTGAACCAGCTCAGAGTCGCGTACAATATTATTGAAAGTTTTGGCCTGTCTTATcgtttattatattatcatgGTGCCTCCCAGGAATAAGCTTGCCGGGCCGGCGCCGCCCCCCCGCCCCCAGGAACCAACTCATTTGACCGAAtagtagttttaaaaaatacagcTTCTGGCCGAAAGTTCAAAAGATGAGAATGCGTACTGCATCAAccttaattatttttctcttgatcAACACAAAGAGCCATACAACAGCAAAACTATATGCTAAATTCAACCAAGTAAAGAAAGCAAAGTACTACAGAAAACAGGAAATCATTATTAAGTAATCTTGAAAACTGCAAGCATTAATGTCCACTAATATCTCCGTCCCAATACTGGCCGATTATATTTTATGAAGTCCTTGAGCAGCTGCATACGAAGCACAGTCCCTAGGTTGAAAGCCAACTCTCTCTTTCATTAAGTCATAAACAACCTCCACGTTTTGCTGTTGGAAGCTCCCAAATACCCCAGCCGGCCCGTAATCACCATCATCCATACTTCGGAACAATAGGCATTTCACCACCGTCGAGTTACTCGGGGCTCCCATGGCATAGAAGTGATTTCCTTGAGGTAAAACAAGGCTCGTGTTTTTTATGAAATGGAAAGTTATAGTAGGAAGGAGATCGTCCATAATGTTATTATGCGTACATGGAACTCTATAACAAAGATCAAAACCTGTCCTCATCTCCATATCCATGGCTCTAGTATAAGATATTGCTGATTGCAGAACTGAAAGAAGTTGTGAGTACAATGGCTCCGGAAGGTGAGTATAAGTGGTTCCCGAATCTATCAACATGGCCCCATTACCTTGCAAATCAAAATCCCTTAAGTTCAATGGCACTTTGATTGCACTGACATTGCCTACAGATATGGCCTCTAGACCAATATAGTAGTAGTTTGGATACATGGGGTTCTTCAACATTGGGGTGAATTGTAAGTAGTCTTTAGAAGAAATAGCAGCATCTCCCACAACTAATGGGCTTGATATATTAGGGTTATTTGCAAATTTAAAGGCTAAGAAGCAGTGGGAGAAGCCCTTTTGCAGGAACCCTAGTTGTGAAGGAAGGGAAAGTGCACCCCTACCAAACCCTGCAATGCCAATAGGTTCTCTATATGTAGAACCAACGCACCCAAAACAAAACTTTGGGGTTTCTCTAGTGACAGAACTAGGCTTATTAGTTCCATGAACCCTAAGTGTATCCCTAGTAAGTGTCCCAGTGACAACCGCGCCTGCACCATAGGCATAAGCAAATGAAGGGCACGGTCTGGGGCACGTGGCTTTGAGAAGGGTAAGCAACGAGCATCCAGCCATAGTGCAAGTATCAAAATAACTATCTGAGCTATGGACATTGACGCAGAAGGAGCTGCCACAAAGATCCCTAGCTGATGAAGAAGAAAAGGTGGGAGAGAAATTGGCTGTCAACTTATCGTTCCTGTAGTCATCACAATCGATGCAATCGAATGTTAGATTCCCACAAGGAACCCAGGTAAGGTCACTCCCCGTATCCACGTATACTTGAATGATTTGTCCAGGTGTCCCCAAATTAAGAGATATTAAGTACCCATCTCTAACCTCCCTGAGCGGTTCCATCATGTCTGGGACTTCCGATGGTCTCTTTGCTGAGTTCCTATAGGAGGCTTTTGGAGAAGGAAGGGAGGTCCTAGAGCGAGTCATACCAAGGACCAATACTGAATTAGGGTTTCTCTGCTGTTTGGCTTGAGTTTGGCCGATATTCAACATTATTGGTATGAGTAGAAGGAATATGATAAAGCTGGCAGTTGTGAACGGTGATATTGTGGCCATCGTGGCTAGtttcaatttcatttcttgGTGTATGTTGAGATCAGTAGGCGTTCTTAGTGAGAGGTATTTATAGAACCTAAAAGTATCGAGATCTAACATTGAAGTTAACAAGCCGAAATCAAATTCCttcttatatatttattctattataataattgACTATTTAACCACTATaataacttttattatttttccgtTAAGTCCGTTAAATCTATTACTATTTAACTGCTATAGTAATGTTTCCTATTTTTCCATTAAGTCCATTAAATCTGTTACTTTATTGTTTTAGGGATACAATTATCTTTTTTTACCCCTCTCTCTCTTACTCTCTCATTCCCAATTCCCTCTCTTCTCTCATCTCGAACCTCTCTTACACTCTCTAATGTCTACCTCTATACCTACTCCCCTCAAATCCACCCTTTCATGCATTTTCCTAAAACTCAAATCTTCATATGAGAATAAATGTTCAGATCTATAGAAGAAAAGGACAATAAAGAACAATaagtacaaaatgaaaaaaaaaactctatagaGAAAAGCACACATATCTGAACAAAATCTATTCAAATATattgagatgaaaaaaaaattatatcaaaacacaTGATTTGAATTTATCGTCCAACAtcccaaaaaatttcaaattttatgcgTTCTTTAAGTGtagtggtagtatttattgtggTGGCAATGATGCTATTCTTATTTGTCTATGCTATTCTAATgtatcttaattttaattttgaactaatctttttgttttttaatgtaTCTAAATATGTAATCATTATCCAAAGATATTTGCTAAAGTTTACTTTTTTGTCTCTATGGATTAAATTACTCATTAAtcaagtttttatttaataaaaaaaaccatattatttttgtaaaaaacctGTTTAACTCAACTAGGCAAACGTGTTTTGTACGTGCACCTGACCTagtgatgaatatatatatatatatatatgtatttatatgtgAGACACCTCtccaatattattaatatgaGCTGCATAAAAAATTAGAGTTTTAATCAAGGTCTTTATAAGTCTTTGTGGTATGCTTCTTTTAGGTTTAAGATCACTCGAATCCTCTTGAGTGCAAGTAATTTATATTGGTCATGATCAAATTGAGAGaattaattttcctttaattaCTCGGTAGGAACTCATTACCAAGGGATATAAATATAACCCACGTAGATCAGTGGATAGGTTATGACGGTAGTTATAATTGTCGTTAAATCCCACATTAGCTATTTATTAAGTATAAGTGGGctttatatatagagaaatactACAAAGAAATCTTACACCACACATTTCAACCTAATGGCcaatatgtgatttgttatttttaccCTTCTATTTTGATATTGACTCACGTTAGTCACTTTGTATATATTGATGCTATAAAGGAAGATCACAAACAACGATCTCGTGATTAAAACCTTGATCAGTCTTGAACTTCTTTAATTTCTCAAAAAACAACCTTCAAAGATAAAAATGTAACAACATTGTGTCACAAGTTTGATTAACCAGAAGCAGATTAAAGGGGGCAGATGGAGCCCTAGTGTGGCCGGAGACAAAAATTTGGCTTGGGGACAGATTTATATGTTGATTGGGCGGATTTATATGTTGACTAAATGTGTACATGTATTTGTctttatgtatatgtatatattatgccTTTCATTATAAGGAAAAATTGACGACATATTTTAGAGTCATCTACTTCTCTGAAGGGTgaggtttttctttatttaggtAAGAATTTGTCTCTTGGACACAAGTCTAAAGAGGTGTCAGGATGCTAGAGGAGTTAGAAAAACTGTGGGGAGGGTTTAGCCTCACTGACCAAGAGAGACAAGAACTGGTACTACCAACAATGGTACTAAAGGAATCAATATCAAAAGGGAAAAATTGTCCTCTTGCAATGGTGATTGCTAACAATTTAATAAATAGGGAAGCAATCATTGCAACTATGGCAAAAGTGTGGAGAATACATGGCTGGGTTCAAGTCAAAGCAATTGGTGACAACGGATTTTTACTAGAATTTCAACATGAGtatgataaaactaaaaaaaaataaaaattatatagggTAGATCATGGTCTTTCAATAAAAATCTAATCTGCATCCAAGATTTTGAAGGGAACATTCTAGCAAAAGATATCGCCTTCTCCAAAGAGTGCTTTTGGGTGCAATTACACAACATGGTGAGGTCTAGAGTGTGGAAGCTAATGATAAAGCCTTTGGTTGGGGAAATTTCCTTTGAGTTAAAGTTGAGATCGATATCATAACACCATTAATCCGTGGTAGATTCCTAAAAATTGATGTGAAGAAAATGTGGATCCTTTTCCAGTATGAAAGACTCCCTATGTTCTACTTTCATTGTGGATTTATCAAACATTTGAGGAAAAACTGTTTGAGAATGTAGCAAGGCACTCACTTGTCTGATGAGGCATAAAGCCAATATGGATCATAGCTACATGCATCCCTTGCACAAAACAATGGCAGTAAATCAAGGAAGTTAGGAGGAGAGCCAGTAGCACAGTCAAAGGCTAATCAAGAACATAAATTTTCCTATGAGAAACTATGGCAGGACAATGGAAAAGGCAACTCTAATTCTTGGGCACAATCAGGGTTGACAATTGGGAAGATCCCTAAAACCAAGGAGAAGATTGCTCAATCAGAAAAAGCTAGAATAATGGAGATTATCTTAAATAAAAGGAGTGAGGGGAAAATGACTTGCCAGCAACTATGACTTTCACTACTTGCCCTCTTGAAGATGATAATGA
This sequence is a window from Carya illinoinensis cultivar Pawnee chromosome 9, C.illinoinensisPawnee_v1, whole genome shotgun sequence. Protein-coding genes within it:
- the LOC122276924 gene encoding probable aspartyl protease At4g16563, which codes for MATISPFTTASFIIFLLLIPIMLNIGQTQAKQQRNPNSVLVLGMTRSRTSLPSPKASYRNSAKRPSEVPDMMEPLREVRDGYLISLNLGTPGQIIQVYVDTGSDLTWVPCGNLTFDCIDCDDYRNDKLTANFSPTFSSSSARDLCGSSFCVNVHSSDSYFDTCTMAGCSLLTLLKATCPRPCPSFAYAYGAGAVVTGTLTRDTLRVHGTNKPSSVTRETPKFCFGCVGSTYREPIGIAGFGRGALSLPSQLGFLQKGFSHCFLAFKFANNPNISSPLVVGDAAISSKDYLQFTPMLKNPMYPNYYYIGLEAISVGNVSAIKVPLNLRDFDLQGNGAMLIDSGTTYTHLPEPLYSQLLSVLQSAISYTRAMDMEMRTGFDLCYRVPCTHNNIMDDLLPTITFHFIKNTSLVLPQGNHFYAMGAPSNSTVVKCLLFRSMDDGDYGPAGVFGSFQQQNVEVVYDLMKERVGFQPRDCASYAAAQGLHKI